Proteins from a genomic interval of Thunnus maccoyii chromosome 1, fThuMac1.1, whole genome shotgun sequence:
- the LOC121901625 gene encoding serum amyloid A-5 protein-like isoform X1 — MSRILLVFLQDCHRIFLQYPNWQHFSPSSWRTSITMKLLIAGIVLILIVESNAQWYKFPVEAAQGAHDMWRAYSDMREANWKNSDKYFHARGNYDAAQRGAGGRWASEVISDTREWVQERTGHGAEDSAADQRANHHGRGGGDPNIYRPAGLPEKY; from the exons GTGTTTCTTCAAGACTGTCACCGCATCTTCCTTCAGTATCCTAATTGGCAGCATTTCTCCCCTTCTTCTTGGAGG ACATCTATAACCATGAAGTTGCTGATAGCAGGAATAGTTCTGATTCTAATAGTGGAATCCAACGCCCAATGGTACAAGTTTCCTGTCGAAGCTGCCCAAG GAGCTCATGACATGTGGCGAGCATATAGTGACATGAGGGAGGCCAACTGGAAAAACTCTGACAAGTACTTTCATGCTAGAGGGAACTATGATGCTGCCCAAAGAGGAGCTGGAGGCAGATGGGCCTCTGAGGTTATAAG TGATACCAGAGAATGGGTGCAGGAACGAACGGGTCATGGTGCTGAGGACTCTGCGGCTGATCAGAGGGCAAACCACCATGGGCGGGGGGGAGGAGATCCCAATATTTACAGGCCAGCAGGACTGCCTGAAAAATACTGA
- the LOC121901632 gene encoding serum amyloid A-5 protein-like — MKLLIAGIVLILIVESYAQWYKFPVEAAQGAHDMWRAYRDMKGANWKNSDKYFHARGNHDAAKRGAGGRWAAEVISDAREWAQERTGHGNEDAEADQRANRHGRNGGDPNVYRPKGLPKKY, encoded by the exons ATGAAGTTGCTGATAGCAGGAATAGTTCTGATTCTAATAGTGGAATCCTACGCCCAGTGGTACAAGTTTCCTGTCGAAGCTGCCCAAG GAGCTCATGACATGTGGCGAGCATACAGAGACATGAAGGGCGCCAACTGGAAAAACTCTGACAAGTACTTTCATGCTAGAGGGAACCATGATGCTGCCAAGAGAGGAGCTGGAGGCAGATGGGCTGCTGAAGTTATAAG TGATGCCAGAGAATGGGCACAGGAACGAACGGGTCATGGTAATGAGGACGCTGAGGCTGATCAGAGGGCAAACCGTCATGGGCGGAATGGAGGAGATCCCAACGTTTACAGGCCAAAAGGACTGCCTAAGAAATATTGA
- the LOC121901625 gene encoding amyloid protein A-like isoform X2 has product MRQKTSITMKLLIAGIVLILIVESNAQWYKFPVEAAQGAHDMWRAYSDMREANWKNSDKYFHARGNYDAAQRGAGGRWASEVISDTREWVQERTGHGAEDSAADQRANHHGRGGGDPNIYRPAGLPEKY; this is encoded by the exons ATGAGACAAAAG ACATCTATAACCATGAAGTTGCTGATAGCAGGAATAGTTCTGATTCTAATAGTGGAATCCAACGCCCAATGGTACAAGTTTCCTGTCGAAGCTGCCCAAG GAGCTCATGACATGTGGCGAGCATATAGTGACATGAGGGAGGCCAACTGGAAAAACTCTGACAAGTACTTTCATGCTAGAGGGAACTATGATGCTGCCCAAAGAGGAGCTGGAGGCAGATGGGCCTCTGAGGTTATAAG TGATACCAGAGAATGGGTGCAGGAACGAACGGGTCATGGTGCTGAGGACTCTGCGGCTGATCAGAGGGCAAACCACCATGGGCGGGGGGGAGGAGATCCCAATATTTACAGGCCAGCAGGACTGCCTGAAAAATACTGA